One region of Haloprofundus salilacus genomic DNA includes:
- a CDS encoding METTL5 family protein, giving the protein MGDRRALETRLAVVAGFENPQARLEQYPTPPDIAAHVVHLADLQGDIDGRTVVDLGTGTGMLALGAALRGPARVVGVELDAEALSTARDNEQRVGTTTPIHWLRGDATRAPLCDRTVDGSGTTVLMNPPFGAQHGRRGADRAFLRTASELADVSYSIHNQGSREFVESFAEDEGGEVTHAFGATLTLDRQFEFHEEETKDLDTEVFRIRWT; this is encoded by the coding sequence ATGGGAGACAGGCGCGCGTTGGAGACGCGACTCGCGGTCGTCGCCGGGTTCGAGAATCCGCAGGCTCGCCTCGAACAGTACCCGACGCCGCCGGACATCGCGGCGCACGTCGTCCACCTCGCAGATTTACAGGGCGACATCGACGGGCGTACGGTCGTCGACCTCGGCACTGGAACGGGGATGTTGGCGCTCGGCGCGGCGCTTCGCGGCCCCGCTCGCGTCGTCGGCGTCGAACTCGACGCCGAGGCGCTCTCCACCGCCCGCGACAACGAACAACGCGTCGGGACGACGACGCCGATTCACTGGCTCCGCGGGGACGCGACGCGCGCGCCGCTCTGCGACCGGACCGTCGACGGGTCGGGAACGACGGTGCTCATGAACCCGCCGTTCGGCGCGCAGCACGGCCGCCGCGGGGCCGACAGAGCGTTTCTTCGGACGGCTTCCGAACTCGCCGACGTCTCGTACTCGATCCACAATCAGGGGAGCAGGGAGTTCGTCGAGTCTTTCGCCGAAGACGAGGGCGGAGAGGTCACGCACGCCTTCGGCGCGACGCTGACGCTGGACCGCCAATTCGAGTTCCACGAGGAGGAGACGAAAGACCTCGACACCGAGGTGTTTCGGATTCGGTGGACCTGA
- a CDS encoding UPF0058 family protein: MHKDDLLELHEQMVIIMEYFRSQEDVDSSLFDPYDELSVEPSHVHKSKSEHKHAVFVLGNALASAMSDDEFSNAGRVGKRMEELADDAESKI, translated from the coding sequence ATGCACAAGGACGACTTGCTCGAACTGCACGAACAGATGGTGATCATCATGGAGTACTTCCGCTCGCAGGAGGACGTCGACTCGTCGCTGTTCGATCCCTACGACGAACTGAGCGTCGAACCCTCGCACGTCCACAAATCCAAGAGTGAGCACAAACACGCCGTCTTCGTGCTCGGCAACGCGCTGGCCAGCGCGATGAGCGACGACGAGTTCTCCAACGCGGGCCGCGTCGGCAAGCGAATGGAGGAACTCGCCGACGACGCCGAGTCCAAGATATAA
- a CDS encoding M24 family metallopeptidase, with the protein MDQALIAGKVEQAHAAVAQSDADCWITFCRETDEVHEPCLPYVLGFDVVWPTAVVVGPEKSAVVLGRHDAPNAERLGVHDVYPYDESFMPPLEKALETVAADAGTIAINFDLDDNVADGLTHGLYLRLRDAVGDDYDFVSAGDIVREVRGLKSPTERERIYAAAETTEELLAAMVDAWAPSWTESQIVIWMHERMTDRGLGSAWSWEYCPTVHAGGASEVGHTLPGDLEVPENELLHVDFGVRRDGYSADIQRLYVRGDVPDGLQSAFEDVRAAIDAGREVLRAGVRGHEVDAAAREALTDAGWPAFDHAFGHQVGRAAHDGGTLLGPLWDRYGDAPRGDVRVGEIYTMELGVDTEWGYVGQEEMVEITDEGTEWIVDPQTELRSL; encoded by the coding sequence ATGGACCAAGCGCTCATCGCAGGGAAAGTCGAGCAAGCGCACGCTGCCGTTGCCCAGAGCGACGCCGACTGCTGGATCACCTTCTGTCGCGAGACCGACGAAGTCCACGAACCCTGTCTTCCCTACGTTTTAGGCTTCGACGTGGTCTGGCCAACCGCCGTCGTCGTCGGTCCCGAGAAGTCGGCCGTCGTCCTCGGTCGCCACGACGCGCCGAACGCCGAGCGACTCGGCGTCCACGACGTCTACCCGTACGACGAGTCATTCATGCCTCCGCTCGAGAAGGCACTCGAAACGGTCGCGGCCGACGCCGGGACGATCGCCATCAACTTCGACCTCGACGACAACGTCGCCGACGGTCTCACGCACGGTCTCTACCTCCGGCTGCGGGACGCCGTCGGCGACGACTACGACTTCGTAAGCGCAGGTGACATCGTTCGCGAGGTCCGCGGACTGAAGTCGCCAACCGAGCGCGAGCGCATCTACGCCGCCGCCGAGACAACCGAGGAACTGCTTGCCGCGATGGTCGACGCGTGGGCCCCCTCGTGGACCGAATCGCAGATAGTAATCTGGATGCACGAGCGGATGACCGACCGGGGCCTCGGCAGCGCGTGGAGTTGGGAGTACTGTCCAACCGTCCACGCGGGCGGCGCGAGCGAAGTCGGCCACACGCTCCCGGGCGACCTCGAAGTGCCGGAAAACGAACTGCTGCACGTCGACTTCGGCGTCCGCCGAGACGGCTACTCGGCGGACATCCAGCGACTGTACGTCCGCGGCGACGTCCCCGACGGTCTCCAGTCGGCGTTCGAAGACGTTCGCGCGGCCATCGACGCCGGACGCGAGGTGCTTCGAGCGGGCGTACGGGGTCACGAAGTCGACGCCGCGGCACGCGAGGCGCTGACCGACGCCGGATGGCCCGCCTTCGACCACGCCTTCGGTCACCAGGTCGGTCGCGCCGCCCACGACGGGGGGACGCTCCTCGGACCGCTCTGGGACCGCTACGGCGACGCACCGCGCGGAGACGTTCGCGTCGGCGAGATTTACACGATGGAGTTGGGCGTCGACACCGAGTGGGGCTACGTCGGCCAGGAGGAGATGGTCGAAATCACCGACGAAGGGACGGAGTGGATCGTCGACCCACAGACGGAACTGCGGTCGCTCTGA
- a CDS encoding mandelate racemase/muconate lactonizing enzyme family protein has protein sequence MRRAKLELEPFSLRLKKPLGTAKGEIGERWGFLVGVETDDGVRGIGEATPLPGWTESYEECRARLEEMRDTAGKGREFDTETLGSAARHAVNLARMDAEARAKGMALHERLADRFGTRRDGVDRSTTVPVNATVGDGSVDETVSAAETAVENGFDCLKLKVGARAFEEDEKRLRAVRDAVGDDVVLRADANGAWERETASAAVDLLSALGFAYIEQPLAARDLSGHAELRDRGVGIALDETLYDSSVSLPLNLRKHADAVILKPMALGGPGPTLSLARYLRRSDVAPVVTTTVDAAVARAAAVHVAVAIPEVPPCGLATGDLLAEDLVDDPVPVTDGEIAVPEGPGIAGNALDCLLWD, from the coding sequence ATGCGGCGCGCGAAACTCGAACTCGAACCGTTTTCGCTACGCCTGAAAAAGCCGCTCGGAACCGCGAAGGGCGAGATTGGCGAGCGCTGGGGGTTCCTCGTCGGGGTCGAGACCGACGACGGTGTACGCGGCATCGGCGAGGCAACGCCGCTTCCGGGATGGACCGAGTCGTACGAGGAGTGCCGCGCCCGGTTGGAGGAGATGCGGGACACCGCAGGCAAGGGACGCGAATTCGACACGGAGACGCTCGGGTCGGCGGCCCGCCACGCGGTGAATCTCGCGAGGATGGACGCAGAGGCTCGCGCGAAGGGTATGGCGCTGCACGAGCGGCTCGCCGATCGCTTCGGGACGAGGCGCGACGGCGTCGACCGATCGACGACCGTCCCCGTCAACGCCACCGTCGGCGATGGCTCGGTCGACGAAACCGTCTCTGCGGCCGAAACGGCCGTCGAAAACGGCTTCGACTGCCTCAAGCTGAAAGTCGGCGCGAGGGCGTTTGAGGAGGACGAGAAACGGCTCCGGGCGGTGCGTGACGCCGTCGGCGACGACGTGGTTCTCAGAGCCGACGCCAACGGCGCGTGGGAGCGCGAGACGGCGAGTGCGGCCGTCGACCTGCTTTCTGCGCTCGGCTTCGCGTACATCGAACAACCGCTCGCGGCCCGCGACCTGAGCGGTCACGCCGAGTTGAGAGACCGCGGCGTCGGCATCGCGCTCGACGAGACGCTGTACGACTCGTCGGTGTCGCTCCCGCTGAACCTCCGCAAGCACGCCGACGCGGTGATTCTCAAGCCGATGGCGCTCGGCGGACCGGGACCGACGCTGTCGCTCGCGCGATATCTCCGGCGAAGCGACGTCGCGCCCGTCGTCACGACCACCGTCGACGCCGCTGTCGCCCGCGCCGCCGCCGTCCACGTCGCCGTCGCGATTCCTGAGGTTCCGCCGTGCGGTCTCGCCACCGGCGACCTGCTCGCGGAGGACCTCGTCGACGACCCGGTACCGGTGACCGACGGCGAAATTGCGGTTCCCGAAGGACCGGGTATCGCCGGCAACGCGCTCGACTGTTTGCTCTGGGACTGA
- a CDS encoding 1,4-dihydroxy-2-naphthoate polyprenyltransferase has protein sequence MSTQNISRRKAWVIAARPQTLPAAAAPVVVGVGFALHDSVFAFWPAVAALVGAALIQIGTNFANDYYDAVQGADTENREGFTRVTAGGLIAPEEVKRAMYLTFAVAILLGTYLVYVGGVPILVIGLLSVASGIAYTGGPYPLGYHGLGDVFVFVFFGLVAVTGTYYVQAVSILSDPLTVGIPAGTVPLEVIIASLPIAAISTNILVVNNIRDREEDATTGKRTLAVRYGYGFARAEYVAMLVLAYAVPVYFAAVESFSWTALLPLLTFPLAVRVTKTVATETKGEKLNPALERTGKLLAAYAVLFAVGVVLGTVV, from the coding sequence ATGAGTACGCAGAACATCTCGCGCCGGAAGGCGTGGGTCATCGCGGCGCGGCCGCAGACGCTCCCGGCCGCCGCCGCGCCGGTCGTCGTCGGCGTCGGGTTCGCGCTCCACGACTCGGTGTTCGCCTTCTGGCCCGCCGTCGCCGCGCTCGTCGGCGCGGCGCTCATCCAGATCGGAACGAACTTCGCGAACGACTACTACGACGCGGTTCAGGGCGCGGACACCGAAAATCGGGAGGGGTTCACCCGTGTGACGGCGGGCGGCCTCATCGCACCCGAGGAGGTGAAGCGGGCGATGTATCTCACCTTCGCCGTCGCCATTCTCTTGGGCACCTATCTCGTCTACGTGGGCGGCGTCCCCATCCTCGTCATCGGCCTGCTCTCGGTCGCCAGCGGCATCGCCTACACCGGCGGCCCGTACCCGCTCGGCTACCACGGGTTGGGCGACGTCTTCGTCTTCGTCTTCTTCGGTCTCGTCGCCGTTACGGGGACGTACTACGTCCAGGCCGTCTCCATTCTCTCGGACCCGCTTACGGTGGGGATTCCCGCCGGGACCGTTCCGCTCGAGGTGATTATCGCCTCGCTGCCCATCGCGGCCATCTCGACGAACATCCTCGTCGTCAACAATATCCGCGACAGGGAGGAGGACGCGACGACGGGCAAGCGGACGCTCGCCGTCCGCTACGGCTACGGCTTCGCGCGGGCGGAGTACGTCGCAATGCTCGTCCTCGCGTATGCCGTTCCGGTGTACTTCGCCGCCGTCGAGAGCTTCTCGTGGACGGCTCTCCTCCCGCTTCTGACGTTCCCGCTCGCGGTGCGAGTCACGAAAACCGTCGCCACGGAGACGAAGGGCGAGAAACTGAACCCGGCGTTGGAGCGGACAGGAAAGCTGCTGGCGGCGTACGCCGTCTTATTCGCCGTCGGCGTGGTTCTCGGGACAGTGGTCTGA
- a CDS encoding sulfite oxidase-like oxidoreductase gives MSENVTGLHEEFSGERLPPGQRKTERFPVLSKSGTPSWDPSSWQFDVWGAVDEQLQFSYDEFKELPSETQIQDFHCVTGWSKFDCEFTGVTFPTLAKLAGVDDDAVHVMFHALDGYTTNLSLDECMREEVLFVYEYDGEPLPADHGGPLRVVTPHKYAYKGAKWVEGVEFLTEPERGYWEKRGYSNTANPWDEERYS, from the coding sequence ATGTCCGAGAACGTCACCGGACTTCACGAAGAGTTCAGCGGGGAGCGACTCCCGCCCGGCCAGCGCAAGACCGAGCGATTCCCGGTGCTCTCGAAGAGCGGCACGCCGTCGTGGGACCCCTCGTCGTGGCAGTTCGACGTGTGGGGCGCGGTGGACGAGCAGTTGCAGTTCTCCTACGACGAGTTCAAGGAACTGCCGTCGGAGACCCAGATTCAAGACTTCCACTGCGTTACCGGGTGGAGCAAGTTCGACTGCGAGTTCACCGGCGTGACATTCCCGACGCTGGCAAAGTTGGCTGGCGTCGACGACGACGCGGTCCACGTGATGTTTCACGCGCTCGACGGCTACACGACGAACCTCTCTCTAGACGAATGCATGCGCGAGGAGGTGCTGTTCGTCTACGAGTACGACGGCGAACCGCTCCCGGCGGACCACGGCGGTCCCCTCCGCGTCGTCACCCCGCACAAGTACGCCTACAAGGGCGCGAAGTGGGTCGAGGGCGTCGAGTTCCTCACCGAACCCGAGCGCGGCTACTGGGAGAAGCGCGGCTACTCGAACACGGCGAACCCGTGGGACGAGGAGCGGTACAGCTAA
- a CDS encoding DUF7120 family protein, translated as MPKVKLNIPEHIEMQIAQLVEQGEFVNREEAVEELLSTGMKAYKTSGPMDTDEPGFEDDGMMGHEDEYVF; from the coding sequence ATGCCGAAAGTAAAGCTGAACATCCCCGAGCACATCGAGATGCAGATCGCGCAACTCGTCGAACAGGGCGAGTTCGTCAACCGCGAGGAGGCGGTCGAAGAACTGCTCTCGACGGGCATGAAAGCCTACAAGACGAGCGGGCCGATGGACACCGACGAACCGGGCTTCGAAGACGACGGCATGATGGGCCACGAGGACGAGTACGTCTTCTAA
- the menD gene encoding 2-succinyl-5-enolpyruvyl-6-hydroxy-3-cyclohexene-1-carboxylic-acid synthase — MTAPNRNTLWARALADELAEAGVSAVCIAPGSRSTPLTVAFARHDDIHVFSHLDERSAAYFALGRARRTGDVTPLVCTSGTAAANFHPAVIEASQARVPMLVLTADRPPELRDSGANQTIDQEKLYGDSVRWYKDLPEPEATDRKLRGLRTTAHRALAKATGTPSGPVHLNVPFRKPLEPVPVDGDVPPDLSPLAADGRDSRGGRSGAYVQTTRGVPQLDDRELQQVAEALSAERGLVVAGPADPPGVDPEAMAVFAHGTGFPVLADPLSGLRFGGHVRTTPVVGGYDGFLADEAVADWPDPEVVLRIGASPTSKPLRKYLARTDARQLVVDPAAEWREAEFAASDLVVADPSRLAAHVARLVSGPDSSAWRDRWLSADREHWAAVDETDDPFEGRILADVVDLAPDPLTLFVSNSMPVRDLDRFARPSEENVTALGNRGASGIEGIISTALGAGSATTDPLTLVVGDLAYYHDMNGLLALGRCDVDATVVLVNNDGGGIFHMLPIEQYDPPFTSQFKTPHGLDFEATGDLYDLEFECVDGRDAFREAYAESVANSGTQVIEMQTDAEESHRTREALHERVVERVAELD; from the coding sequence ATGACCGCGCCGAACCGAAACACGCTGTGGGCGCGAGCGCTCGCCGACGAACTCGCCGAGGCGGGCGTCTCCGCCGTCTGCATCGCGCCGGGGAGTCGCTCGACCCCGCTGACGGTCGCGTTCGCCCGACACGACGACATCCACGTCTTCTCGCACCTCGACGAACGCTCGGCGGCATACTTCGCGCTCGGCCGGGCGCGTCGAACCGGCGACGTGACCCCGCTCGTCTGTACCTCCGGTACCGCCGCCGCGAACTTCCACCCAGCCGTCATTGAGGCGTCGCAAGCGCGCGTGCCGATGCTCGTGTTGACCGCCGACCGCCCACCGGAGCTCCGCGACTCCGGCGCGAATCAGACCATCGATCAGGAGAAGCTCTACGGCGACTCCGTCCGGTGGTACAAGGACCTCCCCGAACCCGAGGCGACGGACCGAAAACTCCGCGGCCTCCGCACGACGGCGCACCGCGCGCTCGCGAAGGCGACCGGCACCCCCTCGGGACCGGTCCATCTCAACGTTCCGTTCCGCAAGCCGCTCGAACCCGTTCCGGTCGACGGCGACGTGCCCCCAGACCTCTCGCCGCTCGCCGCCGATGGTCGAGACAGCCGCGGCGGACGCAGCGGCGCGTACGTCCAGACGACTCGCGGAGTGCCGCAGTTGGACGACCGGGAACTCCAGCAGGTTGCGGAGGCGCTCTCGGCCGAACGCGGTCTCGTCGTCGCCGGTCCCGCCGACCCCCCGGGTGTCGACCCGGAGGCGATGGCCGTCTTCGCACACGGCACCGGATTTCCGGTGCTCGCTGACCCGCTTTCGGGCCTCCGGTTCGGCGGCCACGTCCGCACGACGCCCGTCGTCGGCGGCTACGACGGCTTCCTCGCCGACGAGGCCGTCGCCGACTGGCCCGATCCCGAAGTCGTGCTCCGAATCGGGGCGTCGCCGACCTCGAAACCGCTCAGAAAGTACCTCGCGCGGACCGACGCCCGGCAGTTGGTCGTCGACCCCGCCGCCGAGTGGCGCGAGGCCGAGTTCGCGGCCTCGGACCTCGTCGTCGCCGACCCCTCGCGCCTCGCGGCGCACGTCGCTCGCCTCGTCTCCGGTCCCGACAGTTCGGCGTGGCGCGACCGGTGGCTCTCGGCCGACCGCGAGCACTGGGCGGCGGTCGACGAGACGGACGACCCGTTTGAGGGCCGGATTCTCGCCGACGTGGTCGATCTAGCGCCCGACCCGTTGACGCTGTTCGTCTCCAACAGTATGCCCGTTCGCGACCTCGACCGCTTCGCCCGGCCCTCCGAGGAGAACGTCACCGCGCTCGGCAACCGCGGCGCGTCGGGCATCGAAGGTATCATCTCGACGGCGCTCGGTGCGGGTAGCGCGACGACCGACCCACTGACGCTCGTCGTCGGCGACCTCGCGTACTACCACGACATGAACGGGTTGCTGGCGCTCGGGCGATGTGACGTGGACGCGACGGTTGTCCTCGTCAACAACGACGGCGGCGGCATCTTCCACATGCTCCCCATCGAGCAGTACGACCCGCCGTTCACCTCGCAGTTCAAGACGCCACACGGTCTCGACTTCGAGGCGACCGGCGACCTCTACGACCTCGAGTTCGAGTGCGTCGACGGTCGAGACGCGTTCCGCGAGGCGTACGCGGAGTCCGTCGCGAACAGCGGCACGCAGGTCATCGAGATGCAGACCGACGCTGAGGAAAGTCATCGGACTCGCGAGGCGCTCCACGAGCGCGTCGTCGAACGGGTCGCGGAACTCGACTGA
- a CDS encoding isochorismate synthase: MNPAQRDQQVTASHADATLVSRSCEVPDVSFRAFLADQNAPRVHWASPNGLELVGGGAAAHLTASGRDRFDRLRDEADAVFADVDHEGPAATRPRMLGGLSFNADHEETPPWAGFAAATFVLPRVQLTRGDDATWLTVAEYNPDATPETAEASLETARDSLSELPMMRPSGGSPGVVDRQWRTSKAEWTTQVERVTKRIQSGDLLKVVLATALDLELAEAVDIPDVLERLRRTYPECYRFLVQPTDEAAFFGPPPERLVKCDGRIVETEALAGSMPRGETPEDDADYAASLLESEKLQHEQQLVADTICEKLERFGDVTARNKRIRKLSNIQHLQTPISARLDGDTHVLSLVEALHPTPAVGGLPLEAALETIRQTESFDRGWYASPVGWFDGDGDGEFAVGIRSGVAGGMQATLFAGNGIVGDSDPEAEWEELQPKVRPILDELER; this comes from the coding sequence ATGAACCCGGCGCAGCGCGACCAGCAGGTGACGGCGTCGCACGCGGACGCGACGCTCGTGAGCCGGTCCTGCGAGGTTCCGGACGTTTCGTTTCGGGCTTTCCTCGCCGACCAGAACGCCCCGCGAGTCCACTGGGCCTCACCCAACGGACTCGAGCTCGTCGGCGGCGGCGCGGCCGCCCACCTCACCGCGTCGGGACGCGACCGCTTCGACCGCCTCCGCGACGAGGCCGACGCCGTCTTCGCCGACGTGGACCACGAGGGCCCAGCGGCGACGCGCCCGCGGATGCTCGGCGGTCTCTCGTTCAACGCCGACCACGAGGAGACGCCGCCATGGGCCGGTTTCGCGGCGGCGACGTTCGTCCTTCCGCGCGTGCAGTTGACCCGCGGCGACGACGCGACGTGGCTGACGGTCGCCGAGTACAATCCGGACGCGACGCCAGAGACGGCCGAGGCGTCCCTGGAGACGGCGCGCGACTCGCTCTCTGAACTCCCGATGATGCGTCCGAGCGGCGGGTCGCCCGGCGTCGTCGACCGACAGTGGCGCACGTCCAAAGCCGAGTGGACGACGCAGGTCGAGCGCGTCACCAAACGCATCCAGTCGGGCGACTTGCTGAAAGTCGTGCTGGCGACGGCGCTCGACCTCGAACTGGCCGAGGCGGTCGACATCCCCGACGTGCTCGAACGACTACGCCGGACGTACCCCGAATGTTACCGGTTCCTCGTTCAGCCGACCGACGAGGCGGCGTTCTTCGGTCCGCCGCCGGAGCGCCTCGTCAAATGTGACGGTCGAATCGTCGAGACGGAGGCGCTCGCGGGATCGATGCCGCGGGGCGAGACGCCCGAGGACGACGCCGACTACGCCGCCTCGCTGCTGGAGAGCGAGAAACTCCAGCACGAACAGCAACTCGTCGCCGACACCATCTGCGAAAAGTTGGAGCGCTTCGGCGACGTGACCGCCCGCAACAAGCGCATCCGCAAACTGAGCAACATCCAACACCTCCAGACGCCGATTTCGGCGAGGCTCGACGGCGACACGCACGTCCTCTCGCTGGTCGAAGCGCTGCATCCGACGCCCGCCGTCGGCGGCCTGCCGCTAGAGGCGGCGCTGGAGACGATTCGCCAGACTGAGTCGTTCGACCGCGGCTGGTACGCCTCGCCCGTCGGCTGGTTCGACGGTGACGGCGACGGCGAGTTCGCCGTCGGCATCCGCTCGGGCGTCGCTGGGGGGATGCAGGCGACGCTGTTCGCGGGCAACGGCATTGTCGGCGACAGCGACCCCGAGGCCGAATGGGAGGAGCTCCAGCCGAAAGTGCGGCCGATTCTCGACGAGTTAGAGCGGTAG
- a CDS encoding 1,4-dihydroxy-2-naphthoyl-CoA synthase, protein MVSELFDPERWEQVTTDFSDVTYHRAVDAPVVRIAFDRPEVRNAFRPGTVDELHAALDHARKQADVGCVLLTGNGPSEKDGGWAFCSGGDQSVRGGSGYEYRGDDEAAEDDDPAVKTAKAGRLHILEVQRLIRFMPKPVIAVVPGWAVGGGHSLHVVCDLTLASEEHAKFLQTDPDVASFDGGFGSAYLARQVGQKKAREIFFRGKTYSAEEAVEMGMANEAIPHAELEDVAFEWAEEITSKSPMAIRMLKFAFNAVDDGIVGQQIFAGEATRLGYMTDEAKEGRDAFLEKRKPDFGQFPWHY, encoded by the coding sequence ATGGTTTCGGAGCTTTTCGACCCCGAGCGCTGGGAGCAGGTCACCACCGACTTCTCGGACGTCACCTACCACCGCGCCGTCGACGCGCCTGTCGTCCGCATCGCCTTCGACCGCCCCGAGGTTCGCAACGCCTTCCGTCCGGGGACGGTCGACGAACTCCACGCGGCGCTCGACCACGCCCGCAAGCAGGCCGACGTGGGCTGCGTCCTCCTGACGGGTAACGGTCCCTCGGAGAAGGACGGCGGCTGGGCGTTCTGCTCCGGCGGCGACCAGTCGGTCCGCGGCGGCTCCGGCTACGAGTACCGCGGCGACGACGAGGCAGCCGAAGACGACGACCCCGCGGTGAAGACGGCGAAGGCGGGTCGACTGCACATCCTCGAAGTCCAGCGGCTCATCCGCTTCATGCCGAAGCCCGTCATCGCCGTCGTTCCCGGGTGGGCCGTCGGCGGCGGCCACTCGCTGCACGTCGTCTGCGACCTGACGCTGGCCTCCGAGGAGCACGCGAAGTTCCTCCAGACCGACCCTGACGTGGCGTCGTTCGACGGCGGCTTTGGCTCCGCGTACCTCGCCCGGCAGGTCGGCCAGAAGAAAGCCCGCGAGATCTTCTTCCGTGGGAAGACCTACTCGGCCGAGGAGGCCGTCGAGATGGGGATGGCGAACGAGGCGATTCCGCACGCGGAGTTAGAGGACGTCGCCTTCGAGTGGGCCGAGGAGATAACGAGCAAGAGTCCGATGGCAATTCGGATGCTGAAGTTCGCGTTCAACGCCGTCGACGACGGGATAGTCGGCCAGCAGATCTTTGCGGGGGAGGCGACGCGACTCGGCTACATGACCGACGAGGCGAAGGAAGGAAGAGACGCGTTCTTAGAGAAGCGGAAGCCGGACTTCGGCCAGTTCCCCTGGCACTACTAA
- a CDS encoding rhomboid family intramembrane serine protease — MFAVPPWLPLSQLALVAVAAVCLFVAWRLDDRRAQRVVALRSRLLYGVPWGTLVSTLFVLAVYLFVQGGFDYWYRPVVVPFRAWSYLYPTGILTAAFSHSGAGHLIGNLVGTLTLAPLVEYTWGHYPRSGRETALSDWGSDPRVRAFLVFPAAVGVVGVLTALFSVGPIIGFSGVVFAFAGFALVYYPLTTVLALSASSVVDLLYDSLFDPTTVASSREAFVSPWWAQIAIQGHAIGLLTGALLALWLVERRGDDRPAALRLWTGVLFFSVSQSLWAVYWYRGADSYVLYRAAGLALVFLLATLVTAAASAGDRPLFDQVGASVRDRTADILGDGSGRRLRNGGDGEAGSGGRGRGGLRAVTGRQVAVALLLVGAASITGPAVAVNMVTTAGEELPGESVQVRGYEVTYAENVTNGMVSVLELEGFGESTSVTTSGVVVRNPGRNIWTREVSKGRLAFDGRSAVRVGGVGWRETVVANRTGWSLVGSNASYRVTLVVDGNVTPVYASPPATAEPVVAGQNVSIAAEEEGFRLVVGPENDTVSAPVPRLNESVTLRGVEFTNRGGKLYATTNGTRVRVAAKERYQ, encoded by the coding sequence ATGTTCGCGGTTCCGCCGTGGCTCCCCCTCTCCCAACTCGCGCTCGTCGCCGTCGCCGCCGTTTGTCTGTTCGTCGCGTGGCGCCTCGACGACCGGCGAGCGCAGCGGGTCGTCGCGCTCCGTTCGCGTCTGCTCTACGGCGTGCCGTGGGGGACGCTCGTCTCGACGCTGTTCGTCCTCGCAGTCTACCTGTTCGTGCAGGGCGGGTTCGATTACTGGTACCGACCCGTCGTCGTCCCGTTCCGGGCGTGGTCGTACCTCTATCCGACGGGAATACTCACCGCCGCGTTCTCGCACTCGGGGGCGGGCCACCTGATCGGGAATCTTGTCGGGACGCTCACGCTCGCGCCCCTCGTTGAGTACACGTGGGGTCACTACCCGCGAAGCGGGCGCGAGACGGCTCTCTCCGACTGGGGTTCGGACCCGCGAGTACGGGCGTTTCTCGTCTTTCCCGCCGCCGTCGGTGTCGTCGGCGTGCTCACCGCGCTGTTTTCGGTCGGTCCCATCATCGGCTTCTCCGGCGTCGTCTTCGCGTTCGCCGGGTTCGCGCTCGTCTACTACCCCCTCACCACCGTACTGGCGCTCTCGGCCAGCAGCGTCGTTGACCTCCTCTACGACTCGCTTTTCGACCCGACCACCGTCGCATCCTCGCGAGAGGCGTTCGTCTCGCCGTGGTGGGCGCAGATAGCGATTCAGGGGCACGCCATCGGCCTGCTCACCGGTGCGCTGCTGGCGCTGTGGCTGGTCGAACGCCGCGGCGACGACCGCCCCGCCGCGCTCAGACTCTGGACGGGCGTCCTGTTCTTTTCGGTCTCGCAGTCGCTCTGGGCGGTGTACTGGTACCGCGGCGCCGACAGTTACGTCCTTTATCGGGCCGCGGGTCTCGCACTCGTCTTCCTCCTGGCGACGCTCGTGACGGCGGCCGCCAGCGCAGGCGATCGGCCACTTTTCGATCAAGTCGGCGCGTCGGTGCGCGACCGCACCGCTGACATCCTCGGCGATGGGTCGGGGAGGCGGCTGCGGAACGGCGGAGACGGAGAAGCGGGCAGTGGAGGGCGCGGACGCGGCGGTCTCCGCGCGGTAACCGGAAGACAGGTCGCCGTTGCGCTGTTGCTCGTCGGCGCAGCGTCGATAACCGGCCCGGCCGTCGCAGTCAACATGGTCACGACGGCGGGCGAGGAACTGCCCGGCGAGTCGGTGCAGGTCCGCGGCTACGAGGTGACGTACGCCGAGAACGTGACCAACGGGATGGTGTCGGTGCTCGAACTCGAAGGGTTCGGCGAGTCAACGAGCGTCACCACCTCCGGCGTCGTTGTCCGCAACCCCGGCCGCAACATCTGGACGAGGGAGGTGTCGAAAGGGCGACTCGCGTTCGACGGGCGGTCGGCGGTCCGCGTCGGCGGCGTCGGCTGGCGCGAGACGGTCGTCGCCAACCGAACCGGGTGGTCGCTCGTCGGCAGCAACGCCAGCTATCGGGTGACGCTCGTAGTCGACGGTAACGTGACGCCGGTGTACGCGTCGCCGCCCGCGACGGCCGAACCGGTGGTCGCCGGACAGAACGTCTCCATCGCGGCGGAAGAGGAGGGCTTCCGCCTCGTCGTCGGTCCGGAGAACGACACCGTCTCCGCGCCGGTGCCTCGGCTAAACGAATCGGTGACGCTCAGAGGTGTCGAGTTCACGAACCGCGGCGGAAAGCTGTACGCGACGACGAACGGGACGCGGGTGCGGGTCGCGGCGAAGGAACGGTATCAGTAG